The Orrella daihaiensis genome contains the following window.
ATTTTTTAAGCTGCTCACTGAACAATTGTTTGCTTGCTAATTAATTTTGTTGATTTTTGAGTTTTGACTAAGTATGCTCATTCGTAACAAGGTTATTTATGTAGATGTTTTCGCAGTCTTCATTTCCACAAGCCGCTGGTTGTTTGATGTTTGGCCTTTTAAAAGGAGCTCTCCATGCAACGACGTCGATTCCTCTCACATGCTGCAACTATTTCCGGCGCTGGACTAGCCGCCGTAGCAGCACCCGCAGTAGCTCAATCCTCTCCAACGGTAAAGTGGCGTATGTCTACTAGTTGGCCTAAAAGTTTGAACACGATCTACGGATCTGCAGATGAACTCTGCCAACGTGTCGCCGCACTGACAGACGGCAAATTCGACATCCGCGCGTTCCCCGGCGGTGAAATTGTGCCTGTCCCGCAAAATATGGATGCGGTTGGAAACGGCACAGTCGAATGCAACCATGTCTTAAGTACCTTCTATGTCGGTAAAAACACCGCTTTAGCTTTTGATACCGGCCTGTCCTTTGGCATGAATGCGCGGCAACACAATGCGTGGATGCTTTATGGTGGCGGTTTGGACATGGTCCGAAAGATGTATGCAAATTACGGGATCACCAACTTCACCTGTGGCAACGTCGGCGTACAAATGGGTGGCTGGTTCAGAAAAGAAATCAAATCAGTCGCTGATCTCAGTGGTTTAAAAATGCGTATCGGTGGGATCGGCGGTATGGTCATGTCCAAGCTTGGTGTCGTGCCGCAACAAATTCCAGCGGGTGATATCTACCCAGCCTTGGAAAAAGGCACGATTGATGCGTCAGAATGGATTGGACCCTATGACGACGAGAGACTTGGACTGAACAAAGTTGCGCCCTTCTACTATGCGCCCGGTTGGTGGGAAGGCAGTGCTTCCATTACCACAATGGTTAACACCAAGGCGTATGAGGCCCTGCCACCCCAATATAAGGCTGCGTTTGAAGTAGCTTGTAACGAACAAACTCTCAAGATGCTTGCACACTATGATGCTGTGAATCCGGGCGCTCTTAAAAAGTTAATTGGAGCTGGCGCAAAGTTGCGGTTCTTCCCGAAGGATGTAATGGACGCCTGCTTTAATGCATCTCAAGAACTTTGGAAGGAGCTGATCGCCAAAAACCCAGACTTTGCAGCAATTTACCCAAGCTGGCAAGCCTTCCAGAAGGACGAAGCTAGCTGGTTCCGTGTTGCTGAAAACTCCTTGGATAACTTTACTTACGCAGCGGTCCTACGCTAGACAGTTGTTGGTGGCGGCGCGTTATGACTGAACAGAATCATCAAAGCGGTATCAAGGCTCAGGGTATCGGGGCACGGGTGCCGAGAAAAGAGGATTTTCGTCATCTGCACGGAAAAGGTAACTTTGTTGCCGATTTTTCGATGCCTGGGCTCCTGGAGGTTGCATTTCTCAGGAGCCCAGTCGCGCATGCCAATATCTCCCAGATTAATGTGCCTGAGCATTTGTCAGCGATGGTACGGACTAGAGAACAACTAGATGCACTAGACATCCGGGCAGACTCGACACTACCGACTTATCAGCCGTCATCGCAACCACCGTTGGCCGCGGGGAAAGTCCGCTTTGTCGGAGAGCCGATTGCCCTGGCATTTGCAAGTACTCGGGCTGAAGCAGAGGACATTCTTGAAGAAGTCTCAGTAGACTTTGTTGAGTTACCCGTTTACACGAGCCCAACAACTGCTGACCAGGCTGTCGACCACTTCATGCACGATGAGTGGGAAAACAACACGTTTTTATCATTAACTATTGATAAAGATTTCGAGGTTAATGCAGCTCAAGCTGAAGTGGTTGTTCATCGCACGATTGATTTATCTCGACATTGCATGGTACCAATGGAGGGCAAGGCCGCGCTCGCGTATTGGGACAATCAGGCCGACCAACTTGTATTGGTTACCTCTACTCAAGTGCCGCACATGATTCGCACCGCGATTGCACGATTTCTCAAACTCGACCAAGAGCAGGTTCGCGTCATTTCACCTGACGTCGGAGGTGCATTCGGATACAAATGTGTGTTGCAGCAAGAAGAAGTTTGCGTGGCCTGGCTAGCAAAAACTT
Protein-coding sequences here:
- a CDS encoding TRAP transporter substrate-binding protein; amino-acid sequence: MQRRRFLSHAATISGAGLAAVAAPAVAQSSPTVKWRMSTSWPKSLNTIYGSADELCQRVAALTDGKFDIRAFPGGEIVPVPQNMDAVGNGTVECNHVLSTFYVGKNTALAFDTGLSFGMNARQHNAWMLYGGGLDMVRKMYANYGITNFTCGNVGVQMGGWFRKEIKSVADLSGLKMRIGGIGGMVMSKLGVVPQQIPAGDIYPALEKGTIDASEWIGPYDDERLGLNKVAPFYYAPGWWEGSASITTMVNTKAYEALPPQYKAAFEVACNEQTLKMLAHYDAVNPGALKKLIGAGAKLRFFPKDVMDACFNASQELWKELIAKNPDFAAIYPSWQAFQKDEASWFRVAENSLDNFTYAAVLR